The genomic window TTAAAATTATAAAAGGATTGTCAGATGTAATATATTTTAAAAATATTTCATTGAGTTTTTTGGCCTCTTTTTCAAGTAATCCAACTTCAACTTCAATCCCTTTATCTTTCATCATTTTAAAACCTCTACCGGCGACTTCAGGATTGGGATCCTGCATAGCTGCCACAACTCTTTTTACTCCTGAGTTAATTATTTTCAAAGAACATGGTGGTGTTTTACCATGATGACTGCAGGGTTCTAAAGTCACATAAATAGTACTCCCCCGGGCCATTTTTCCAGCTTCATCAAGAGCATATACCTCTGCATGAGGACCACCATAATACTGATGATAACCCTCTCCAACTATTTCACCATCTTTAACCACTACAGCCCCTACCAGTGGATTGGGACTGGTAAATCCTTCACCTTTTTTAGCAAGTCTTAATGCTTTTTGCATATAAAATTTATCTTTTTTACTAAATTCCATTTCAACAAAACACCCCTTTATACAGCAAAAAACCCTTCCAGCAGGGGAAGGGTTTAAATTCATTATAAAATAAAAGTTAAGATTAAACTTCACTTATATTTTAAACTAACTCTCTTCCAGACTATACTGTCGGTTTTGGAATTTAACCAAATCAATCAGATGAAAAATCTGATTCGTGGACTTTACCACCGGTTAGGAATTTCACCCTTCCCCGTTAGTTTTTTATTATTTAATTTTTTTAAGTATACCATTTTTTTTAATTAAAGTAAAGAATAAAAATTTTAAAAAACCTGATTTCCCTGATACCAATTGATAAATTCATCTAAAAATTCATCATCCAAAAATTCAAGATAAACAAAATATTCTTCATTATTATTTGTTTCAATTATTAATTTTCTACCTGGTAAATTATACAGAGAATCATCAATTTCTTCAACCTTTTTTGAGGCAGGTATCTCAAATTCTTTACTTAAAAAAGCATCAAAACTTATACTTTTTATATTAAAACGTTCTACCATAACTTCTTTTTCTTCTTTTTCGATTACAAAATACATCTTAAGATTTTCTAAAATTATCTTCTCATACTTAATTTTGAAAAAACTCATAATTGTCGGCAAAGTGTCAATAATAAATAAAATTGCAACTGAAATATAAACAGCCCAGACTAATATAGTTTGTAATAAAATATCTCTTGCCATTAATATATCAAATAATATTCCAGCAATAAGAACTAAGATAATCTTAGCTATTTTTTTAAGTAAAAAGATTTTATGATAACTATATTCTTTCTCCATAGCTTGCCCTCCTGCATTCTTGTATTAAATATTAGTATCTATATAATTATTTTTGCATAAATGCTTATTTTCCTGCTTAATTATTTATTTCATTAATTATTTTCTAAAATAATAGCTATCGGGAAATATATCTTTAGCTTTTTTTATATAATTTTCTACTATATTTTCATCTTCTTTTTTCTCATAAAGTTTGGCCAAATAATAATATGAAATAAAGTTATCTATTTTTTGGTCACTATTTAAAGCCTTATTGAATGCCTCTTCACTTTTATTAATATCTCCTCCACCTATTTTAGGAGCCTGAAGATATATAATTCCAAGAGAATTATAGGCATTATAATTTTCTTTATCTAATTCTATTGCTTTATTAATCAAATCAAATGTTCTTTGCCCATTACTTATTGCAAAAAAAGCACCTTTATTATTTAAAAGACGAATATAACTTTTTCCTGCTAAATTATAAATATCACTTTTTTCTTCATATTCCATTGCTTTTTCAGCTGATTTTTGGGCTGATTCATAGTAATTAATTGCCTCTTCTTTTTTATCTTGAATATCTGCAATTTCTCCCAGTATAAAATTGCTTTCCCCTCTATAATAAAATTTTTCATAATTATCATCCATATTATTTAATTCACCAATTAAATTATTTAACTTTGCTTCTAAATCAGCTAAAGAAGTTTTCCCTCGAAAAAAATTGAGCTCTACTTCATTATAGTTTTTTTTCAAATTATTATCAATAGCTTTAACCCCAAATTGGCCGCTGCCCAAAAAAACAATTATAATCACTAAAAACAAAATTGTATTTTTTCTCATAAAATTAGCTCCTAACATTATTGAAATTCTGTTAATAAATCCTCCATATTAGAAGGGTCAATCTCTCTATTACTTATTATTTCATCATTATCAAGCCAGGGAAAATGATCTCTAAATATTTCTCTTTCATCTTCATAAAATACTCCAATAGGAATCTCATCTCCCCAGATACCTGCTTTACTAAAAGCAGCCTCAATATCATTTTTATCATGATTATCTAATTTTTTTACTCTCTCACTATACCATTTATAAGTATTAATTTTATTAAAAGATACACAGGGTTGTAAAACATCCACTAAAGCATAGCCTCTATGTTTAAAAGCCTTTTCTATCATTTTAGCAAGATGTTCACGATCTCCCACAAATGACCTGGCTACAAAAGTGGCTCCTGAAGATAAAGCAATTCGCAAAGGATTAAGGGGTTGAGCAGTTACTCCTTCAGGCTGCACATCAGTCCTCATATCTGTACCACTCGTTGGAGAAGCCTGACCTTTTGTTAAACCATAAATTTGATTATTATGAGCAAGATGGACAATATCTAAATTCCTTCGCATATTATGAAGAAAATGATTACCACCTTCACCATAACTACAACCATCTCCAGATTCA from Halanaerobiales bacterium includes these protein-coding regions:
- a CDS encoding TRAP transporter TatT component family protein, which gives rise to MRKNTILFLVIIIVFLGSGQFGVKAIDNNLKKNYNEVELNFFRGKTSLADLEAKLNNLIGELNNMDDNYEKFYYRGESNFILGEIADIQDKKEEAINYYESAQKSAEKAMEYEEKSDIYNLAGKSYIRLLNNKGAFFAISNGQRTFDLINKAIELDKENYNAYNSLGIIYLQAPKIGGGDINKSEEAFNKALNSDQKIDNFISYYYLAKLYEKKEDENIVENYIKKAKDIFPDSYYFRK
- a CDS encoding thiamine pyrophosphate-dependent enzyme is translated as MFKEREITSWCPGCGNFPLRKTLKESFNKMNLSYKDVVMFTGIGQAAKMPHFLKINGYNGLHGRAIPPAVGMRIVNPEIKVIVESGDGCSYGEGGNHFLHNMRRNLDIVHLAHNNQIYGLTKGQASPTSGTDMRTDVQPEGVTAQPLNPLRIALSSGATFVARSFVGDREHLAKMIEKAFKHRGYALVDVLQPCVSFNKINTYKWYSERVKKLDNHDKNDIEAAFSKAGIWGDEIPIGVFYEDEREIFRDHFPWLDNDEIISNREIDPSNMEDLLTEFQ